Proteins encoded within one genomic window of Paraglaciecola psychrophila 170:
- a CDS encoding class I SAM-dependent methyltransferase codes for MFKKALKVAITLSLFSSPQVFADGISDAVNNENRSVKERSRDEYRHPQQTLRFFDVQSEMAVAEISPGGGWYSSILAPLLNEKGQFYAAHFYIEEGGNAYYKKSLDGFMQKISQDDSYKNTKVTAFHPTKAMDFAPANSLDRVLTFRNVHNWYMQTGQEGVDSAFSSFFKALKKGGVLGVVEHKLPENLADDAQNSSGYMKQSVVIAAAEKAGFRLLAQSDINLNPLDTTDHEKGVWTLPPGLRLGEKDQAKYLTIGESSRMTLKFIKP; via the coding sequence ATGTTTAAAAAAGCCTTAAAAGTTGCTATTACCTTATCTTTATTCAGTTCACCCCAAGTATTTGCTGACGGTATTAGCGATGCAGTGAACAACGAGAATCGTTCTGTCAAAGAACGTTCACGAGATGAATATCGCCACCCTCAACAAACGTTGCGTTTTTTCGACGTACAATCAGAGATGGCTGTCGCAGAAATTTCTCCTGGGGGCGGTTGGTATAGTAGTATTCTTGCTCCTCTTTTAAATGAGAAGGGACAATTTTATGCTGCGCATTTTTATATAGAAGAAGGCGGCAACGCATACTACAAAAAGTCTCTTGATGGTTTTATGCAAAAAATTAGTCAAGATGATAGCTACAAAAATACTAAAGTGACGGCATTTCATCCTACTAAAGCCATGGATTTTGCTCCTGCAAACTCACTGGATAGAGTACTGACTTTCCGAAACGTACATAATTGGTATATGCAAACTGGTCAAGAAGGTGTTGATAGCGCTTTCTCAAGCTTTTTTAAAGCCCTTAAAAAAGGCGGGGTGTTAGGTGTAGTTGAACATAAGCTGCCAGAAAATTTGGCTGATGATGCACAAAATAGTTCAGGTTATATGAAGCAGTCCGTTGTAATTGCTGCCGCTGAAAAAGCAGGGTTTAGATTACTTGCACAAAGTGACATTAACCTTAACCCACTAGACACCACAGATCATGAGAAAGGCGTATGGACTCTACCTCCTGGACTACGTTTGGGCGAAAAGGACCAAGCAAAATATCTCACAATCGGTGAAAGTTCACGTATGACACTTAAGTTTATTAAGCCGTAA